The genomic DNA CAAAAAcaagtgtgagagagagagagagagggagagatagcTAGCAATGTTAATGATTAAGGAACACAACCTTCTTGACTGTAGCATAAAATCTGTCCACCAACTCTGAAACTCCAACCATACCATCAGGTGCCAGCTTGTTCGGTGAAACAATAATCACCATAGGATCATAGAATTGCAGCAAGGTTTTCGTATTCTGATATGAACTGCTAGTTTCAATATATTGAGAAAGATGCAGAGAAGCTAATCTTAAATCAAAGGCTGCCACTCCAACCTGTCACAACATTTAGTGTCAGCTACGTATCCTGAATTCGTTGATCTCTATGCACCAAAACAATTTTAATACAGCTCTAGCATAACCTTCAGCTAATCAGCTGGAAGGAACCATAATCAAAAGTAAGAAACTTCTTCGATTTTAATTACAATATCGCGCACCAgtaaaaatcaagaaaatatgTGAGAACAATAGGCCATATTTGGTTTAGCAACAGGATTCTTTTTCCTCTTTATTTGCAAAAAATTTAGAGTAATGAACTAATTATAATACAATTTTCCTATACTCTTTAGCCTGATTTCACCAGACATCGCAAGACTGTTGCATGTAAGCTAAAATATAaccttgaaattgaaaacttaAGGACCAATTTTCCCCTACAAATTGAAGAATGTATAATGCAATTCATACACAATGCTAGCAACGTGATAATTCGAACTCATCCGAAAAGTTGGAAAATGCTGTGAAATCGGTTTCGTAACCAAGTAATTCAAAGGGAGCAGACAATTAACACAAGTACAAATGCTactttttttgaattttgaatctccattctctttcattttccagcgttttctcgggaaacaaacaaaTCGAAGAAAATGAGCGGGAAATATTGAGAGATGGAAGAGCGAGCGAGCGAGCGAGCTTTACCTCCTTGGCTCTGTTCTCGATGAGACCGACGACGATGCTCGACCTCTCTCCTCCTTCgtcttccattttcttcctactctctctctctctctctctctctctcctctctttcgcTTCAACGAGTTTGTATTGCCCGCCAGCTTCTGTTCCGGCCGAGGGTGCTACTCATATACACGACTGTTGCTCGGGACAGGTGTCGCGTGCGCAGTGAGTGAAGTGAAAAACGACACTCGCTCACAGTTTCTGCGAAGTGTCGTTCATAGTTTTGATCAAAGGAACGCATTTCTGCCAAATTGCAGTGCATTTTTCAAATTCAGCTTCTTCAACATATTCCAataccacaaattcacaaaaCTCTTTATATATTCTTCATCATACTTGTGAAGAATTATCAAGCAACACTCATATGAGCTAATTCCTTATTACCAAAATCAAACACCATATAAGACAAAGAAACGTTCATGCGACATCCGTTTGATCAAGATCAAGCTTCTACGACCTTAGATCAAACAATCAAATCTTGGTCTTTTCAGATACTTTTGGAGTTCGCATCGGAGAATTAATTCTTGTAAAGGGTTTACTCGAGAAATCGCAACCCTACTCacttaattaatacaaaattattattttgtacacgttttcttgttttattggTTTTCAGGAAAAAAAGATAAGTGGGTGAGTTATAAGCATGATGAAGTGAGTTGCTGgtaaatataaagaaaatcaGTAAAGCTGGGTTTATCATTAATAGGTGAGCAAACATTAGTTTGTACGTACTTCATATAGGGAAGAAGAAATTTTAACAGCATTTTCTTCCCAACCCACACCAGCAACATGAAGGGTTCAAGACCTATACAGAATCTTTACAATTGCATTAATTCATGACTTCTTCAATCGTCACAAATCGGCCCTTCTCTATTGAAAGTTGTGCTGCAACTCCGATGGCAACTGAAACTAATCCATCGTGCAAATCTACAGCTGGAGCTTTAGCTTTGGCCCTAATTGCAGATAAGAAGTGCAGGTGTTCCAAATAGCTAGATCCATGATGCAGTCCATCATATCTGAAACATAAATTGGtttcaaatcaaattaaaagggtACGCATTTCTGAAAACTTCCCCACAGACTTGAACAGCGCTGAATGGGGGGTTCAGAACATGAACAGTTGAAACcaggaggaaaaagaaaactcaCTTTATTTGATCATTCTCAGCTTTTAAAGTCTGGACACCATTTCTCCCATCGACTCGAGTACCAAAATGTACAATGCCCTCAGGAACAAAGGCCTCCCCCTGTTAAAAATTTGTGAGATGAATCAAAATGAAAGAAAACGCCACATGCAAGCATGAACTAAAGACAGCTGCGTACAAGAAAGTCGAGAAATTGAACTAATGATTCTACCACCAAGAGCCAATGGTGGAGTTGTGAATTGGTTCGCAAATTAGTGTCAGGGTAGGAATCTGGAAGCAGTGATTGGTGGAACAATCGATCAGGAGAAGCAGTGGAACAGTAACAAAGGACTCTAGAAGCGGTGAACGGTCAGCAGGTTCCGTCGACCAGTAGGATGAGGCAAAAGGTTACTGGTTTCGTGCAAGACTCAGGGCGACTAATCGGACCTAGCTACCTGACCGGTCAGCCCACATTTACTGTTTCGTTTAAAAGCCCTATTTAGGCTAGTTTTGTCCTATTTGGGCTGGTTTTCTCATCTCCTGGTTGGATCCTATGTAAACCTAGTTCTTATACTATACCAATACAAACATTGGGAGGACTCTAAGCGTGCGAGTGAAATCAAAACAAGAACTGTGCAAAGAAATCAACACGAAGGATCTTGGGTCCTTGGTATGCATGGAGATAAGGAGGATCAAGAAAGTGGGAAAAGTTATGGCTATCACAAGGTATATACTTTTTGCAAAATGCTTGAGTTTACTTCCTTGGCATCGTATCTTAAGTTAAATGCAGGGATTGTCCTTCTAGTGACAAGGAGAAGGAAGTCATGAAAAGCGTTCCATATGCAACAGCAGCAGGGTGTCTCATGTATGCTATGGTGTGTACAAGGCCCGACTTGGCTCAAGCGGTTAGTGTTGTTTCAAGGTAAATGGTGAATCCAGAAAAGCTTCATTGGTCTGCAATGAAGAGGATTCAGATATTTGAAAGGCACTAATATCTTAAGGCACTTTGGGATTTTGGTTGAAAGATAACAAGGCAATTCAAGTGCCTCGGGTAATGCGGACTCTGATTATGCAGGAGACTTAGATAAGAGAAGGTCCACCACTGACTATGTCTTTGTTTGTGGTGGAGGTCCGATTAGTTGGAGAGCAGTGCTACAATCGGTTACCGTGTTGTCTACTACTGAAGCGGAGTATATGGCATTGGCAGAAGCTTCTTAAGAAACTGTTTGGCTTGGCGGGTTAACATGGGACTTCAGGATTAATCAAGGTTCGGTTATGGTGAAGAGTGATAGCCAAAGTATTATATGTTTGGTCAGCAATCAAGTCTTTCATGGGAGGACTAAACACATAGAAGAGAGATATCATCGAATTCAATATTGGTGAAATGTTGAAGTCATTGAAGTAGAGAAGGTCCATACGATAAGAATGCTTCAAATAGCTTAACCAAGCCTGTCACAGCTGAGGAATTCAAACATTGTTTGAGCCAGCTCAAATCTTTTTTATGCTAAAGATTGAGGTGGAGCACCTTCCACCCAAGGTGTGTTCAGGCGAAGGATTATGCACCAAAGTAGAGTTCTTGGATGCTTAGTAAGGTTGTTTTCAAGAATATTCAGGTATGTTCTGGTCAAAACAACGGGACAAGTTGAAATTTCTTGAAGTTTTCCAGAGTTTCTTCAAGAGGTTCCAATATATTATGGGGCGCAACAGTCATTTCTTAGTTTTGACCCACCAAGGTAgacattgttttgttttggctCGTCAAAACATAACAGGTGGAATATAAGACATTGGTGTTATCGCATTCATATCCCACCCACCTCAAATTCAAGTAAAAGAAAATGGTCACTGCAAGTAACGAGGCAGCAAAGACCTTAATCTAGTAAAAGATCATATTTTGTATGTCTGTGTGTCATGAgggggggaagagagagagagagagagagagagagagagagagagatttaccTTTCCTATCTCACCAACAACAGATATTTCTTGCTCATTTTTAGTTCCTTCAGCAAACATACAAAGGTCAAGCATCCCACGAGAACCATTGTCAAATTCAACAATAACATATGCGTTGTCAATTATGTCTGGGACCTAAACAATAAAAGAGACAAAGTGTGTAAGGAATAATATCGCGAGTAGTGACCCATAGTGTAGAAGAATGCAAGTGTTTCTGTTTCGTAACTTCCATATAGTCCTCTTCTTGGAATATATAAATTTGACAAGCGCAGGCATGACAGTGTTCTTTCAGCATGATACTAGGTTGAAATTCTATACCCTAACTAGTACTTTATTATTTCCATTGCATATGAAAAGTTTTGTCattagtttttactttttagcaATACTGAATGAGTTTTGGATGACTAAAAGCATACTtgctttgattttctttttacatCTTTTTAAATCTGCAAAGATTCTAActctcaaaacagaaactaatgGTTGAAATTGTGTTTGGCCTTAAAGTCAGCAacaaatttcaaatctcagtcAAAGTGAAATTACCTTTCCATTGTATATTTCATCTTTGTGGTTAACATCAATGGCTCCAGAAGCCATGACACGAACTGGGTTGGCACCAGCAAACAGCCTCATCAGATCAAAGAAGTGGCAGCACTTCTCTACCAAAGTCCCCCCAGAGTTAATGTTGAACCGGTTCCAATTGTTGACCTATTACAGGCATGATTCAATAAGATCAACtacaacaacataaataatgAAGCTTTTTAAGAAAGATATAATGGAACTTCAGTTGCAGAACATACCTTAACCAAGAAAGGAAACCGGTGTTCGCGGATTGCCACCATTTTGACCTGTCCAAGACTTCCACCCTTTACTATTTCTATCAGTTTAGCAACAGGTGGCATGTATCTATACTCCAGTCCAACTTGTACCAGCATATCCTGCCTCTTTCTTGCAGCATTCACGACCTACAGTTCCAGATACACTATATGATTCAGATCAATCGCttatttggaaaaataaataaataacttccccttcaaaaaaaagaaaaagtcaaaGATGTTGACGAATACAACATGAACGAATGTGCTGTAGAAGGACCACATAAAGATAAAACTTTAGTAACATATTCTGTGCACCTATGTGATAAGGCATTAACGTAACATCTGTGTAAATTTACAAATATGTCTGTCTGAGTGTCATTTGTGCTGAATGTTAAAATGAAAACAAACGATACAATGTTCATACTTCAAGGGATGTTTGCATCAGGTTGGACACCAACtcacagcaaaaaaaaaaaaaaaacaaaaaaacaaaaagcaatccATTTCTGTATACATTATCTTGAGATGTCTATACCACTACGGAACTAGAGATCTGCAAGAATGTGGAACGCTAGGAATCCCTGCAAACGTTCTCAGCTGATTTGTGTTTCAGTACAACTTTACCACATTCATTCCCTGCACTATAACCCTTTAGTTAACCAAGCCAAACTCAAAAGTTCACTGTACCATAATTTAGTccggaaacaaaaagaaacaaagacaATACCAAAATATTTTATTCCAACCAATTCAATTTATCAAAGAATATCATTAAAATGATCATGTTCAAAGCGTTATTTGAAATCAAGTGataatgaaatgcaagcatAATTAACAAAACTTCTGATCAACCGACCTCTTTGCAGTGAGCAACCGTGGTACACAATGGCTTCTCCACTAATACATGATGGGGTTTACGGTGGTTGATGATATCCATCAAAATTTGATAATGGGTCATGTTTGGAGTTGACACAACCACCACATCACAGAGCAAGCTGTCCAATAGCTCCCTGTGTCCTGAAAAAACcttcaaaacaccaaaccttttttcTGAGATACTACTTGATCAAATATATCACAACTTTTTTCATAATCCGACGTTCTAAACTATTGCCGGAGGGGGATTCAAACTTGGGTGCAAGGTCCACACTGCCGTGGCGGCCAACTGGCCGAACCCACATTTCCTTGCCCATCGGAACTTAAACATTCTAAAACTGTACGTGATTAGCAGTAAGATGAAAAATTATATGCTGGGAAAACATCATTTAAATAGTTAAACTAAAAAATCTTGCATACCCTTAAGTTAAAACataatttatactaaaaaatactTGGTCTTGCTCCAAACCCATTATTCATTAATTCATAACTTCCAAACTCTTCAGAAATAAAGCATCACAGAGTTCAATTGCAGTAAAGTTTGTGGAGGTGAAATAAAGCATATACCTTGATGGGCCAATTAAAAGAGTGTGCCAAGTCAAGGGCAAGCTTCTGGGAAGGAAGATGGGGGTCGGCTATGGCGACCACGGCCACGCCTTCGGAGCGAAGGTGGTACAAATTGATGAGGTGCTCTCTGCCCATCATGCCCACCCCTACAATCCCATACTTGACTGTATTCGAAGCAGCCATCACTGACATTTTTGGAGCTTTGCAGCCTCTCACTCACCGGGAGATATAACACAACATACTctgatgaaatgaaaaaaaaaaaaaaaaactcaggcAAATATTGTAGTCCAATAGCATTGCAATTTATTTTTTCACCTGTAAATGAAGATGATTTAACTTTCATAAATAGAGAGTTTAATAAATTGGGGGTTTATTATGTGACTTAGTCTAATCTATGTCCTAAATTTGTTAAATACAtcattaatagaaaataaacatattaattaatatttaattaacaatCCAATTACCAACCATCATTTTGTATGATTTACAGATAATAGAATTTTCTCCCTTTCTATTAAAATCATCTTTCCTCCCCTGCTCTCACatatgttttttgtcttattgtttctataaaaaattaatataaaatgttaacgttgcttaatcgtaaccgttcaaataagagaggagaaaaacgagagagagatgagaagaGTAAAGAATCCTCTTTCGATTTACAAATTATAAGTTAAATAGATGATCTGCTTAACATTACTCACAAAaaattataaggaaaactaatgaaaaagacttgaaaactttaagtttgaaccataatgacaaaaatgtgttgtaagtgaatattACATtaatgactttttagagtaaaaatgtctttaacgtTAAAAGTTAACAGTACCAagagtgtttcattaaaactccaaGTTGATTTTATTTTGCGTCTACGATTAAGTTTGTACGAGGAGAAGTGCTTTGATCCAGAGAATAGGGATGAAAGatttgaattcaaaattttttgcagccatgaattattatttttattttatattttgcgTCTAATATACTTGTCACAAGGCTAAATGTATTCGGAAGCTTTTTGGTATGCCTTGTCATGTAAGAAACTTATTTTACTTTAACGTTCAAGTTTGATTGCTTGTTAATCTGAAGGTTCATAATAAGGTGATCATTCAGAGTCATTGGTGCATTTTATTCCACTTTACATGTTGGAATATTTGGAGATGGAgaaattgacaaattttttataCTAATTTTGTTAGGCCATGGGATCCTAAAGTTATTATAGTAAGGGTTGCTTTTGAATGGGTGAAGGCTTCATTGAAAGCTTTATGTGAAGTCAATTGAATTCAAATCTTTCTTGTTTAGGAGCCTTCTAATAGTGGATGATGCAAGCTTAATGTTAATGGTTCGAGAATAATGACTTTTGGACATATTGGGGTTTGGAGGAGTTCATGGAGATCAATGTAATGATTGGTAGGGGGATTTTCTGCTAATTTGAGGCAGGAATAAGTTATACCGTCATCGAGATCTCttgtttaataatataaaagcgaagaaaaacttaattttaaCGTTGTGATATTTGCACGACTCATGAGAGATGCCACAATAACATACATGTATGTTAGAAGTTCCCAATTGATATAAGCTACCAAagagattttcaattttatatattttaaaattaaaatgaaataagaAAGTAAAGAGAACTTCATGAACTTTGGATTTTGTTCCACTTCACTccttaaattttcaatttaagtcCCTACAAACTTTCAGTTTGTGCCAATATCTACCGAACTTGCAATATTCCGCTAAATTCATCACGTGCAATGCACATACCAACTTTAAGGCCCTATATGATAAGTcaacaacaaataaaaaggCTTTAGTCTACAAAATGGACGAAAATACCTTTCaattaacaaaataattgaCAAACTTCGAGGTGGACATTCATACCACAAAATAGATGGATTCGTAACGCCACATTATAGCACGTGAAATATTAATACCATGTTGTAAATGATTTATTGCACTAAAAGAAGTTTCTCGCAAGACTAAAAATTAGTTGGGTAGTATCACCATCTTATTGTCTATTTTTAACGTTACTTTCACTCTTTGTGTAAATATAAATTAGGCTGGTTGGTCAATGTAGCGATACCGCCCTCTATTTCTTTAATAACAAACATCACTTTTAGTTCtgtaagaaaattttatttaccaACACTATAAGGCATTTGCTTGTATACAAAGGACTTCTACCCGTAACCACCTTTCTTAGAATTTAGAAATGCTTTTACTATAAACATGTCAGTTTAATTGAAAATCCAAGTGTTCTTGGGAGAATAATTGAGGTCTCCCTAAAGAAGGTGATTTTTCCCAAAAGTGCCTCCACCACCCATTAACACTTAGGTTTTTCTTCCAAATGTAAACAGCAAACATAACATTCTATTATTGATATGAGACATCATAGTAACGTTGTACTGATACTATAGAAGCTGCTTTCCTCAAAAGGGCCAAATCATCTGTCGAGGGATACACAtgtaaatagaaaattattggGACTTGGGTCACTGTAGAATGGTTGCTGTGATGACTGCTAGCATGTTGAGATGAATTTGGGGAAGACGAGGGGAGCGACCATAATCAGCTAACACCGAGTGAAGGTTTGGGATTAGATAACAACACTAAAGAGGCGTCAAGTCTATGAGAGCAACTCAAATGCGGATTCGACGCCACGTCAATAGTACATTGTTATGTCGAGAAAAGTATGCGCACGATAATGCATTACTGGGCAACGGAAACCATGTGGCCCGTTTCATGTAATTCTTTCTCGGAGTCTTGCAAGTGCTAGCTGTACCGAACATATTAGGATttgtttgaaagtatttttaaatgactgaaaatgcttttagagaaaattttcttaggttccaaaaacacttgaaatgtTTTCTACAAAAAGCaccaattatgtgttttttgcatgaaactcttgaaagtgtttttcctgaactcacttgcatttttattaagaattgatTTCAAATACATTTTCACCGAAGACACTTTCAACCAtgttaaaagcacttctaaacgAGTCACTTAgacctagtttggtactgaggtgattctgaaaaaagttgctataaaaaaaagctgggagctatttttgtgtttggtaaacactcagcttcagctttttttcacagttttggatgaaaaaaagccaaaaacaagaagctgcaaaacccagctttgaaaaaccggctttttttcacatatgttttacataaaagtttaccaaacactctaatactgctttttttttttttttttttttttttcaaaagcacttttacaaaaaaaagtttaccaaatactctgctgtgttgtgagaataagc from Pyrus communis chromosome 17, drPyrComm1.1, whole genome shotgun sequence includes the following:
- the LOC137723500 gene encoding uncharacterized protein, with protein sequence MSVMAASNTVKYGIVGVGMMGREHLINLYHLRSEGVAVVAIADPHLPSQKLALDLAHSFNWPIKVFSGHRELLDSLLCDVVVVSTPNMTHYQILMDIINHRKPHHVLVEKPLCTTVAHCKEVVNAARKRQDMLVQVGLEYRYMPPVAKLIEIVKGGSLGQVKMVAIREHRFPFLVKVNNWNRFNINSGGTLVEKCCHFFDLMRLFAGANPVRVMASGAIDVNHKDEIYNGKVPDIIDNAYVIVEFDNGSRGMLDLCMFAEGTKNEQEISVVGEIGKGEAFVPEGIVHFGTRVDGRNGVQTLKAENDQIKYDGLHHGSSYLEHLHFLSAIRAKAKAPAVDLHDGLVSVAIGVAAQLSIEKGRFVTIEEVMN